From Anopheles darlingi chromosome 2, idAnoDarlMG_H_01, whole genome shotgun sequence, the proteins below share one genomic window:
- the LOC125951369 gene encoding dynein light chain Tctex-type protein 2-like, producing MANWGGMKMGGKQAPANNKQTTVRFSDTLTAALANRKNKYKDVSKDLNNRINREELEGEIFVPNYSIAKIKAMIVRVVKQQFIIRNEDGDVLPWKYDPEKNLEMSQSIAKAVKDRLRNLNLPRYRFVCLCSVVEKQLQGVHYKMKYILDPYMDNYVECVHDAAIFWIITTVFLVHKD from the exons ATGGCTAACTGGGGTGGCATGAAAATGGGAGGCAAACA AGCACCGGCCAACAACAAGCAGACAACGGTGCGATTTTCCGATACGCTGACGGCAGCACTAGCCAAccggaaaaacaaatacaagGACGTATCGAAAGATCTAAACAATCGCATCAATCGCGAAGAGCTGGAGGGAGAGATCTTTGTGCCGAATTATAGTATCGCGAAAATTAAGGCCATGATCGTGCGCGTCGTCAAGCAGCAGTTTATCATTCGCAATGAGGACGGCGATGTGTTACCGTGGAAGTACGATCCAGAGAAAAACCTAGAAATGAGTCAATCGATCGCGAAGGCGGTCAAGGATCGGTTACGCAACTTAAATCTACCGCGCTATCGCTTTGTCTGTCTCTGCTCGGTCGTGGAAAAACAACTGCAAGGTGTGCACTACAAGATGAAGTACATTCTGGACCCGTATATGGATAACTACGTAGAGTGTGTGCACGATGCGGCTATCTTTTGGATTATTACGACCGTATTTCTAGTGCACAAGGATTAG
- the LOC125951364 gene encoding adenylate kinase isoenzyme 1 isoform X2 — MMRDANVPIIWVLGGPGCGKGTQCEKIVAKYNFSHFSTGDLLRDEVASGSEKGKELQDMMKKGILVANETVLKLLEAAMVKALNGTVGYLIDGYPREPAQGPEFEKFIAPVDIILYFECSNETLVARILKRASESATVRADDNEETLKTRIATFRENTEKILVQYPTQLRRINAERAPADIFADVEKAIDELLATKGKK; from the exons ATGCGCGACGCCAACGTACCGATCATCTGGGTTCTGGGAGGACCGGGCTGCGGAAAGGGCACACAGTGTGAGAAGATTGTGGCCAAGTACAACTTTTCACACTTCAGCACTGGCGATCTGCTGCGTGATGAGGTTGCGTCCGGTTCGGAAAAGGGCAAGGAACTGCAAGATATGATGAAGAAGGGCATTCTTGTGGCGAACGAGAccgtgctgaagctgctggaggCGGCTATGGTGAAGGCACTGAACGGTACCGTCGGTTACCTGATCGATGG CTATCCACGGGAGCCGGCCCAGGGACCTGAGTTTGAGAAGTTCATCGCTCCGGTCGATATTATCCTGTACTTCGAGTGTTCCAAT GAAACCCTGGTCGCTCGTATCTTGAAGCGTGCTTCCGAGTCGGCTACGGTGCGTGCCGATGATAACGAGGAGACGCTCAAGACGCGCATCGCTACGTTCCgggaaaacacggaaaagATTCTGGTGCAATACCCAACTCAACTGCGGCGG ATCAATGCTGAACGTGCACCGGCAGACATTTTCGCTGACGTTGAGAAGGCCATCGATGAGTTGCTGGCGACCAAGGGCAAAAAGTAG
- the LOC125959606 gene encoding uncharacterized protein LOC125959606 → MHRFIIVVALLIVQLPGDTSAVRTCAAQSRKIVHRFYLLRHCQRSKRNVIGLANVKTVRACADLARGKQAMAFNYAPAGRTGVNRYELNKNQSRPAPWVPPKAGSGSSTTIAPFDDFYNCQVLDCPEHRNLSSIVNDTRFDYYSMFARMLPPAAATCIPSIGVFLFEETRYNYSRAYNSCVTQHGGSLAHVASDRRTFEMARILTNLPKANDNSSFNVPLFYVGLNESIRDRFFTSAGERLDCFTFRAWAPGHPAKNRTSPGCVTLSEEGSWKVFNCNRNLPHVCELHTSGPALHEPKLHRRCSVKRPNNRYAPPKRVPIE, encoded by the exons ATGCATCGGTTTATAATTGTTGTGGCACTGCTGATTGTTCAGTTACCGGGAGATACGAGTGCAGTACGAACCTGCGCCGCTCAGAGCAGGAAGATCGTGCATCGGTTCTATCTGTTACGGCACTGTCAGAGATCCAAACGGAACGTGATTGGGCTTGCGAATGTGAAAACGGTACGGGCTTGTGCTGATCTTGCCCGCGGTAAGCAAGCAATGGCTTTCAATTATGCACCAGCGGGACGCACCGGAGTGAATCGTTACGAATTGAACAAAAACCAGAGCAGGCCTGCCCCGTGGGTTCCACCAAAGGCAGGTTCCGGTAGCAGTACGACCATAGCCCCGTTTGATGACTTCTACAATTGCCAAGTATTGGACTGTCCGGAGCATCGTAACCTTTCGTCGATCGTGAACGATACACGGTTCGATTACTACTCAATGTTTGCCAGAATGCTTC ctccagcagcagcaacttgcATCCCATCGATCGGTGTGTTTCTGTTCGAAGAGACGAGGTACAACTACTCACGCGCTTACAACTCGTGCGTGACGCAACACGGCGGAAGCTTAGCGCACGTTGCCAGTGATAGAAGAACATTCGAGATGGCTCGTATTCTCACCAACCTACCGAAAGCCAATGATAATTCTTCGTTTAACGTACCGCTATTTTACGTCGGATTGAACGAATCCATCCGCGATCGGTTCTTCACTTCCGCCGGTGAACGTTTAGATTGTTTCACGTTTCGTGCCTGGGCTCCTGGACATCCGGC AAAGAACCGAACTTCTCCTGGATGCGTTACACTATCGGAAGAGGGCTCTTGGAAGGTGTTCAACTGTAACCGCAACCTACCGCACGTATGCGAGCTGCACACTTCTGGTCCAGCCCTACACGAACCGAAACTCCACCGTCGGTGTTCCGTCAAGCGACCAAACAATCGATACGCTCCCCCCAAACGTGTTCCCATCGAATAA
- the LOC125951364 gene encoding adenylate kinase isoenzyme 1 isoform X3: MRDANVPIIWVLGGPGCGKGTQCEKIVAKYNFSHFSTGDLLRDEVASGSEKGKELQDMMKKGILVANETVLKLLEAAMVKALNGTVGYLIDGYPREPAQGPEFEKFIAPVDIILYFECSNETLVARILKRASESATVRADDNEETLKTRIATFRENTEKILVQYPTQLRRINAERAPADIFADVEKAIDELLATKGKK, from the exons ATGCGCGACGCCAACGTACCGATCATCTGGGTTCTGGGAGGACCGGGCTGCGGAAAGGGCACACAGTGTGAGAAGATTGTGGCCAAGTACAACTTTTCACACTTCAGCACTGGCGATCTGCTGCGTGATGAGGTTGCGTCCGGTTCGGAAAAGGGCAAGGAACTGCAAGATATGATGAAGAAGGGCATTCTTGTGGCGAACGAGAccgtgctgaagctgctggaggCGGCTATGGTGAAGGCACTGAACGGTACCGTCGGTTACCTGATCGATGG CTATCCACGGGAGCCGGCCCAGGGACCTGAGTTTGAGAAGTTCATCGCTCCGGTCGATATTATCCTGTACTTCGAGTGTTCCAAT GAAACCCTGGTCGCTCGTATCTTGAAGCGTGCTTCCGAGTCGGCTACGGTGCGTGCCGATGATAACGAGGAGACGCTCAAGACGCGCATCGCTACGTTCCgggaaaacacggaaaagATTCTGGTGCAATACCCAACTCAACTGCGGCGG ATCAATGCTGAACGTGCACCGGCAGACATTTTCGCTGACGTTGAGAAGGCCATCGATGAGTTGCTGGCGACCAAGGGCAAAAAGTAG
- the LOC125951364 gene encoding adenylate kinase isoenzyme 1 isoform X1, with the protein MLFMCHQMALEHESKTKSDKSSSSGSSSPAVQSTTHATGQMRDANVPIIWVLGGPGCGKGTQCEKIVAKYNFSHFSTGDLLRDEVASGSEKGKELQDMMKKGILVANETVLKLLEAAMVKALNGTVGYLIDGYPREPAQGPEFEKFIAPVDIILYFECSNETLVARILKRASESATVRADDNEETLKTRIATFRENTEKILVQYPTQLRRINAERAPADIFADVEKAIDELLATKGKK; encoded by the exons TTATTCATGTGCCATCAGATGGCTCTGGAGCAtgaatcgaaaacgaaatcggATAAATCGTCTTCGTCCGGCAGCAGCTCACCGGCCGTGCAGTCCACGACGCACGCGACTGGCCAA ATGCGCGACGCCAACGTACCGATCATCTGGGTTCTGGGAGGACCGGGCTGCGGAAAGGGCACACAGTGTGAGAAGATTGTGGCCAAGTACAACTTTTCACACTTCAGCACTGGCGATCTGCTGCGTGATGAGGTTGCGTCCGGTTCGGAAAAGGGCAAGGAACTGCAAGATATGATGAAGAAGGGCATTCTTGTGGCGAACGAGAccgtgctgaagctgctggaggCGGCTATGGTGAAGGCACTGAACGGTACCGTCGGTTACCTGATCGATGG CTATCCACGGGAGCCGGCCCAGGGACCTGAGTTTGAGAAGTTCATCGCTCCGGTCGATATTATCCTGTACTTCGAGTGTTCCAAT GAAACCCTGGTCGCTCGTATCTTGAAGCGTGCTTCCGAGTCGGCTACGGTGCGTGCCGATGATAACGAGGAGACGCTCAAGACGCGCATCGCTACGTTCCgggaaaacacggaaaagATTCTGGTGCAATACCCAACTCAACTGCGGCGG ATCAATGCTGAACGTGCACCGGCAGACATTTTCGCTGACGTTGAGAAGGCCATCGATGAGTTGCTGGCGACCAAGGGCAAAAAGTAG